One genomic region from Anabaena sp. PCC 7108 encodes:
- the bioF gene encoding 8-amino-7-oxononanoate synthase, translated as MNHNPYAWIEESLATIHQANWYRSVQAIHGRPGATMLLSGQEVINFASNDYLGLAGDERLQTAAIAAIQEFGTGSTGSRLLSGHRELHRDLEQGIASTKQTEEAVVFSSGYLANIGTITALVGKRDLILSDQYNHSSLKSGAILSGATIVEYPHNSTAVLLEKLQQQRHNYRRCLLITDSVFSMDGDLCPLPELLDLAEEFNCMLLLDEAHATGVMGKTGAGCVEHFGCTGRELIQIGTLSKALGSLGGYVAASNALIDFLRNRAPSWIYTTALSPADTAAALAAIKIVQQEPQRRQQLWQNVDYLKQLIKEHLPNLQLLPTESAILCFQLSDAATALNAGKQLREAGIFAPAIRPPTVPTSRIRISVMATHEKEHIEKLVEVLKSMQL; from the coding sequence ATGAATCATAATCCTTATGCTTGGATAGAGGAATCTCTGGCAACTATACATCAGGCTAACTGGTATCGTTCAGTACAGGCAATTCACGGTCGTCCTGGTGCAACTATGCTTTTATCTGGGCAAGAAGTGATTAATTTTGCCAGTAATGACTACTTAGGACTGGCAGGTGATGAACGCTTACAAACAGCCGCTATTGCTGCGATTCAAGAATTTGGAACTGGTAGCACAGGTTCTCGATTACTCAGTGGACATAGAGAATTACACAGAGATTTAGAACAAGGGATAGCATCTACTAAACAAACAGAAGAAGCAGTAGTATTTAGCTCTGGTTATTTAGCTAATATAGGTACAATTACAGCTTTAGTCGGTAAACGAGATTTAATCTTATCTGATCAATATAATCATTCCAGTTTAAAAAGCGGGGCAATTCTCAGCGGGGCTACTATTGTTGAATATCCGCACAATAGTACTGCAGTACTGCTGGAAAAATTACAGCAACAACGCCACAACTATCGACGCTGCTTACTAATTACAGATAGCGTCTTCAGCATGGACGGTGATTTATGTCCCTTACCTGAATTACTAGATTTAGCTGAAGAATTTAATTGTATGCTGTTATTAGATGAGGCGCACGCTACTGGAGTCATGGGAAAAACAGGCGCTGGCTGTGTAGAACATTTCGGCTGTACAGGTAGAGAATTAATTCAAATTGGGACTTTAAGTAAAGCTTTGGGTAGTTTAGGGGGATATGTAGCCGCAAGTAACGCCCTCATTGACTTTTTGCGAAATCGCGCCCCTAGTTGGATTTACACGACTGCGCTTTCACCAGCAGACACAGCAGCTGCTTTAGCAGCAATTAAAATAGTACAACAAGAACCCCAACGTCGTCAGCAATTGTGGCAGAATGTTGATTATTTGAAACAATTAATCAAAGAGCATTTACCTAATTTACAATTATTGCCTACAGAATCAGCGATATTATGTTTTCAATTATCTGATGCAGCGACAGCGTTAAATGCGGGAAAGCAGTTAAGAGAAGCGGGTATTTTTGCACCTGCAATTCGTCCTCCGACAGTCCCCACAAGTCGGATTAGAATATCTGTAATGGCGACACATGAAAAAGAGCATATTGAGAAATTGGTGGAAGTTTTGAAATCAATGCAATTATAG
- the aspS gene encoding aspartate--tRNA ligase encodes MRTHYCGELRKEDIGETVTLYGWVDRYRDHGGVTFLDLRDRSGLVQIVSDPQRTPDSYSEANTLRNEYVVAITGRVTQRPPESLNPRIPTGEVEIYADKIELLNTIRKQLPFQVASGNNDPVREELRLKYRYLDLRRDRMAQNMQLRHQVIKAMRRYLEDLEGFIEVETPILTRSTPEGARDYILPSRVNPNEWFALPQSPQLFKQLLMVSGMDRYYQIARCFRDEDLRADRQPEFTQLDMEMSFMSENEIIELNEKLVCHIFKTVKGIDLPHPFPRLTYADAMNKYGSDKPDTRYGLELVDVSDVLKDSGFKVFREAIANGGIVKILPIPNGNDAISNVRIKPGGDIFKEAAEAGAKGLAYIRVRENGEIDTIGAIKDNLTPEQKQEILTRTGAKAGHLLLFAAADTATVNKTLDRLRQFAAREFNLIPADKLNLLWITDFPMFEWNADEKRLEALHHPFTAPHPDDLHDLKTARAQAYDLVFNGFEIGGGSLRIYQREIQEQVFEAIGLSPEEAQSKFGFLLEAFEYGTPPHGGIAYGVDRLVMLLSGEESIRDVIAFPKTQQARCLLTDAPSSVDAKQLKELHVASTFKPKA; translated from the coding sequence ATGCGAACTCACTATTGCGGAGAACTCCGAAAAGAAGATATTGGAGAAACTGTTACTTTATACGGTTGGGTAGACCGTTACCGCGATCATGGAGGAGTGACATTTTTAGATTTGCGCGATCGCTCTGGGCTAGTCCAAATTGTCAGTGATCCACAACGTACTCCCGATTCTTACTCTGAGGCTAACACCTTACGCAATGAATATGTTGTCGCTATCACTGGCAGAGTTACCCAACGTCCCCCAGAATCCCTAAATCCCCGCATCCCCACCGGCGAAGTCGAAATCTACGCCGATAAAATTGAATTACTCAACACCATTCGCAAGCAACTACCTTTCCAAGTTGCTAGTGGTAACAACGATCCAGTCCGGGAAGAATTGCGGTTAAAATATCGTTATTTGGACTTGCGACGCGATCGCATGGCGCAAAATATGCAATTGCGTCACCAAGTCATCAAAGCTATGCGACGCTACTTGGAAGATTTAGAAGGTTTTATCGAAGTCGAAACCCCCATTCTCACCCGTTCCACCCCCGAAGGTGCAAGAGATTACATCCTACCCAGTCGCGTTAATCCCAATGAGTGGTTCGCTTTACCCCAATCACCGCAACTATTTAAACAATTATTGATGGTATCCGGTATGGATAGATACTATCAAATTGCGCGATGTTTCCGGGATGAAGATTTACGCGCCGATAGACAACCAGAATTTACACAATTAGACATGGAAATGAGTTTCATGTCTGAAAATGAAATTATTGAACTCAACGAAAAGTTAGTTTGTCATATTTTCAAAACCGTTAAAGGCATCGATTTACCCCATCCTTTCCCTCGTCTCACCTACGCTGACGCGATGAATAAGTATGGAAGCGATAAACCAGACACCCGCTACGGTTTGGAATTAGTTGATGTTTCTGATGTTTTAAAAGATTCTGGGTTTAAAGTTTTTCGAGAAGCTATTGCTAACGGCGGTATTGTCAAAATCCTCCCCATTCCTAACGGTAATGACGCAATTTCTAATGTTCGCATCAAACCAGGTGGCGACATCTTCAAAGAAGCAGCAGAAGCCGGTGCAAAAGGTTTAGCATATATCCGCGTTCGGGAAAATGGCGAAATTGACACTATCGGTGCAATTAAAGATAACCTCACACCCGAACAAAAGCAGGAAATCTTAACCCGTACAGGTGCAAAAGCCGGTCATTTGTTATTATTTGCAGCAGCTGATACCGCAACTGTAAACAAAACTTTAGACAGACTCCGCCAATTTGCAGCCAGGGAATTTAATTTAATTCCAGCAGATAAACTTAATTTACTCTGGATTACAGATTTTCCCATGTTTGAGTGGAATGCTGATGAAAAACGCCTGGAAGCATTACACCACCCCTTCACAGCACCTCATCCTGACGATTTGCACGACTTAAAAACCGCCCGCGCTCAAGCTTATGATTTGGTGTTTAATGGTTTTGAAATAGGTGGTGGAAGTCTGCGGATTTATCAACGCGAAATTCAAGAACAGGTGTTTGAAGCTATTGGTTTATCACCAGAAGAAGCACAAAGTAAATTTGGCTTTTTATTAGAAGCTTTTGAATATGGAACTCCTCCTCATGGCGGGATTGCTTACGGTGTAGATCGTTTGGTAATGTTGTTATCAGGAGAAGAATCAATTCGTGATGTCATTGCTTTTCCAAAAACACAACAAGCACGTTGTTTGTTAACAGATGCACCTTCAAGTGTAGATGCAAAACAATTAAAAGAACTGCACGTTGCTTCGACTTTCAAGCCTAAAGCCTAA
- a CDS encoding DUF2254 domain-containing protein → MNNIKLGKLWDTLHSSYWFIPSIMAIITTALAFTMLRLDRTDQAVLSYWWSYTGGADGARSLLGAVAGSMISVAATAFSITIVALQLAASNFGPRLLRNFMQDTGNQIVLGTFISTFIYCLLILRTIHGSGDGYSQFVPQFSVTFGILLAIISIGVLIYFIHHASTIIQASHIIENVSNDLDRAIDRLFPKKIGRSIRFGQEIAEIPDDFDLVASPVIVNKNGYIQAINDEELMKIARKNNLLLRVESRPGKFIVKESDLVMVFPGEFVNKTLAKQINDCFILGKERSEQQDIEFPIDQLVEIALRALSPGINDPFTAIRCVDRLGAGLSRLAQKDFPSPYRYDEDHKLRAIAFGVTFEGLVDSALNGIRQYARSDTSVTIRLLEAIKNIATYTNNPKYQAVLQRHAEMILRGSQEGLPEELDRQDVQKEYDNAIQALKNQTLNS, encoded by the coding sequence ATGAACAATATCAAATTGGGCAAACTGTGGGATACGCTCCACTCAAGTTACTGGTTCATTCCATCAATTATGGCTATAATTACCACTGCGTTGGCATTCACAATGTTAAGGCTCGATCGCACAGATCAGGCGGTTCTTAGTTATTGGTGGAGCTACACTGGTGGAGCAGATGGAGCGCGATCGCTTTTAGGAGCAGTTGCAGGTTCAATGATTAGTGTTGCGGCTACTGCCTTTTCAATTACAATCGTGGCACTTCAGTTAGCTGCTTCCAATTTTGGACCACGTTTACTCCGTAATTTCATGCAGGACACTGGCAATCAAATTGTCCTTGGCACGTTTATCAGTACGTTTATCTACTGCTTGCTCATACTTCGCACTATTCATGGTAGTGGAGATGGATATAGTCAGTTTGTACCCCAGTTTTCGGTTACGTTCGGTATTTTACTCGCAATTATTAGCATCGGAGTCTTGATTTATTTTATTCATCATGCTTCTACAATAATTCAGGCTTCGCACATCATTGAGAACGTTAGTAATGACTTAGATAGAGCCATTGATCGCTTGTTTCCCAAAAAAATCGGACGTAGCATCCGATTCGGACAAGAAATTGCAGAAATACCTGACGATTTTGACTTGGTTGCAAGTCCTGTAATAGTTAATAAAAATGGTTACATACAAGCAATTAACGACGAAGAATTGATGAAAATTGCCCGAAAAAACAATCTTTTATTGCGCGTCGAGTCTCGTCCGGGAAAGTTTATTGTTAAGGAAAGTGATTTAGTTATGGTTTTTCCTGGTGAATTTGTTAATAAAACATTAGCCAAACAAATCAACGATTGCTTTATTTTGGGTAAAGAACGTAGCGAACAGCAAGATATCGAGTTTCCTATCGATCAGTTAGTAGAAATTGCCCTACGTGCGCTTTCTCCAGGGATTAATGACCCATTTACCGCAATTCGCTGTGTTGATAGACTAGGAGCAGGACTGTCCCGTTTAGCCCAAAAAGATTTTCCTTCACCCTACCGCTACGATGAAGATCATAAATTACGTGCGATCGCTTTTGGGGTAACATTTGAAGGATTGGTTGATAGTGCCTTAAATGGAATTCGCCAATATGCACGCTCTGATACATCAGTAACCATTCGTTTATTGGAAGCGATCAAAAATATTGCAACTTACACCAACAATCCCAAATACCAAGCAGTTTTACAGCGTCATGCAGAGATGATTTTGCGCGGTAGCCAAGAGGGTTTACCAGAAGAACTAGACCGCCAAGATGTACAAAAGGAATATGACAATGCAATTCAAGCTTTAAAAAATCAGACCTTAAACTCTTGA
- a CDS encoding mechanosensitive ion channel family protein has translation MNAEISAAWDKVESMINEFIVLLPNIILGLIVFILFLFIAGKIKAMVKQVTRNHRYAGNLGLVLGRLAKGVTILIGLFIALSIVIPSFKVSDLVQLLGISGVAIGFAFRDILQNFLAGILILLTEPFQIDDQIVFKGFEGTVENIETRATTIRTYDGRRIVIPNSELFTNSVTVNTAFDNRRLEYDVGIGYGDDIDLAKQLMLDAMHSVDEVLKDPAPDVLAMELAGSTVNIRVRWWVHPPRRADNLISRDKVITAIKKKLVANGIDLPFPTQQILFHNQTEETDGDRSRQREGWPSGKGEIPKPRRISDTLRLLAQKDDGNSKVDSAKGNNET, from the coding sequence ATGAATGCAGAAATCTCCGCAGCTTGGGATAAAGTTGAAAGCATGATTAACGAGTTTATAGTTTTGCTACCGAACATTATCTTAGGGTTAATTGTCTTTATACTATTTTTGTTTATTGCTGGCAAAATTAAAGCAATGGTTAAGCAGGTAACTCGCAACCATCGCTACGCCGGAAATTTGGGATTAGTACTGGGAAGGTTAGCGAAGGGGGTAACAATTTTGATTGGGTTGTTTATTGCCCTTTCTATTGTGATTCCCTCATTTAAAGTTAGTGATTTGGTGCAACTTTTGGGAATTAGTGGTGTGGCAATTGGTTTTGCTTTCCGCGATATTCTGCAAAACTTCTTAGCTGGGATTTTAATTCTACTAACTGAACCGTTTCAAATTGATGACCAAATTGTGTTTAAAGGCTTTGAGGGAACTGTTGAAAATATCGAGACACGCGCCACAACAATCAGAACTTATGACGGTAGGCGGATTGTGATTCCTAACTCGGAATTATTTACCAATTCTGTCACCGTGAATACTGCCTTTGACAACCGCAGATTAGAGTATGATGTTGGCATTGGCTACGGCGACGATATTGACCTAGCCAAACAGTTAATGCTAGATGCAATGCATAGCGTCGATGAGGTTTTAAAAGATCCGGCTCCTGATGTACTAGCAATGGAACTAGCCGGAAGCACTGTCAATATTCGGGTGCGCTGGTGGGTTCATCCACCACGACGGGCAGATAATCTGATTTCGCGGGATAAAGTGATTACTGCTATTAAGAAAAAACTCGTTGCAAATGGCATTGATTTGCCTTTTCCCACACAACAAATTTTATTCCACAATCAGACAGAAGAGACAGATGGCGATCGCTCCCGTCAGCGTGAAGGTTGGCCATCTGGTAAAGGTGAAATACCAAAACCCCGCCGGATTAGCGATACTCTCAGGTTACTTGCTCAAAAAGATGATGGCAATAGTAAAGTAGATTCTGCAAAGGGCAATAATGAAACATGA
- a CDS encoding zinc metalloprotease HtpX, translated as MGNQLKTAMLLATLSGLLIAISYWVIGGTGGLIIGIGLAAVTNLFSWYQSDKIALAVYHAQPVSEAQAPGLYRMVERLSAQANIPMPGVYIVPGQTANAFATGRDPEHAAVAVTEGILNILPEEELEGVIAHELTHIINRDTLTQAVAATVAGAISFLAQMLSYSLWFGGGSRDNERGGNPLGVLATVMLAPIAATIIQLAISRTREFSADAGAAKLTGNPRALAKALQRLEATAKQMPLNANPAFEPLLIIHPISGQFLGNLFSSHPATEARVAALLQLEGQLISR; from the coding sequence ATGGGAAATCAACTAAAAACCGCTATGTTACTGGCTACTCTGAGTGGCTTATTAATTGCAATTAGTTATTGGGTAATTGGTGGTACGGGAGGCTTAATCATAGGCATTGGGTTAGCCGCAGTTACTAACCTGTTTTCTTGGTATCAATCTGATAAAATTGCCTTAGCAGTTTATCATGCCCAACCTGTTAGCGAAGCCCAAGCACCGGGACTTTATCGCATGGTAGAAAGACTGTCTGCACAGGCTAATATCCCCATGCCAGGAGTTTACATTGTTCCTGGACAAACTGCCAATGCTTTCGCCACAGGAAGAGATCCAGAACACGCTGCTGTAGCTGTCACTGAAGGGATTTTAAACATCCTCCCAGAGGAAGAATTAGAAGGTGTTATTGCTCACGAACTCACCCACATTATTAATCGTGATACCTTAACTCAAGCCGTTGCTGCAACTGTCGCTGGTGCGATTTCTTTCCTTGCACAAATGTTGAGTTATAGCCTTTGGTTTGGTGGCGGTTCGCGGGATAATGAAAGAGGCGGAAATCCTTTGGGAGTGCTGGCAACAGTCATGCTTGCACCCATAGCGGCGACAATTATTCAGTTGGCAATTTCCCGCACCAGAGAATTTTCTGCTGACGCTGGTGCTGCAAAATTAACAGGTAATCCCCGCGCTTTAGCTAAGGCTTTGCAACGGTTAGAAGCCACAGCCAAACAAATGCCTTTGAATGCTAATCCAGCTTTTGAACCATTATTAATTATTCATCCCATTTCTGGGCAGTTTTTGGGGAATCTTTTCTCTAGTCACCCAGCGACTGAAGCGCGTGTAGCAGCGTTACTTCAATTAGAAGGCCAACTTATTAGTCGTTGA
- a CDS encoding sodium:proton antiporter, whose protein sequence is MLLSIIWILLMGFFVGQIARRLGAPPLIGMILVGILLGSQVGNVISADVLNAADELRTLAVMIILMKAGLGLDREKLAQQGSVALRLGFLPATTEAIAISLASMVIFQLDFPTGLLLGCVIGAESPAVIVPGMLRLKSLGWGVTKGIPDAILTGSALSDVLLLLVFSLLLSFLGKGGVEKITLFGGLTLTALQLLPLQIIMQIGLGLLFGYLAARLLVSLLTKQNWTQNAVQDTIIAAGLALFLVIVAHGLPFFSGYLATMALGFFLIELDAPLARRLRGGFDSLWVVAEIFLFVLLGASIQLQVLSKILLPGILILAIGLFIGRTVGWYLSTLGSNWNWRERLFLLPGNSAKATVQAAIGAIPLAQGIAGGEIILAIAALSIITTAPLGAWATMAFAPKLLTRGEVDPTKVTVATHTLLLAAVDTSDLATEVLTKVADLARRSNGDAIVLHVVNTANEPAIKQLQQQAKKLLSDIKYEFLTVTGAVPEEIIRIAQEYHVTAIVMGKRGHQPWEQVLIGSVSQAVLEASPIPVILLENREVKDF, encoded by the coding sequence ATGTTACTGAGTATAATTTGGATTTTATTGATGGGCTTCTTTGTGGGACAAATTGCCCGTCGGTTAGGCGCTCCACCTTTAATTGGGATGATATTGGTGGGGATTTTGCTTGGTTCTCAAGTAGGGAATGTTATCAGCGCAGATGTGTTAAATGCTGCCGATGAATTAAGAACTTTGGCGGTGATGATTATTCTGATGAAGGCGGGATTGGGGTTAGATAGAGAAAAACTGGCTCAACAGGGAAGTGTGGCGCTGCGTTTGGGATTTTTGCCGGCGACTACAGAAGCGATCGCTATTTCCCTCGCTTCTATGGTAATTTTTCAGTTAGACTTTCCCACTGGCTTGCTGTTAGGCTGTGTAATTGGCGCTGAATCTCCCGCTGTGATTGTTCCGGGAATGCTGAGACTGAAAAGTTTAGGTTGGGGTGTCACCAAAGGTATTCCCGACGCAATTTTAACTGGTAGCGCCTTATCTGATGTGCTGCTATTGCTAGTCTTCAGCCTCTTGCTGAGTTTTTTGGGTAAAGGAGGAGTTGAGAAAATTACTCTTTTCGGCGGATTGACTTTAACAGCTTTGCAACTCCTGCCGTTACAAATTATCATGCAGATAGGCTTGGGGCTGTTGTTCGGTTATTTAGCCGCGCGGTTGCTGGTTTCGCTCTTAACCAAACAAAACTGGACACAGAACGCAGTTCAAGATACTATTATCGCTGCTGGGTTAGCTTTATTTCTGGTAATTGTCGCTCATGGGTTACCGTTTTTTTCTGGTTATTTAGCGACAATGGCTTTAGGATTCTTCTTAATTGAGTTAGATGCACCCTTAGCTAGAAGATTGCGAGGCGGGTTTGATAGCTTATGGGTAGTAGCAGAGATTTTCCTGTTTGTCTTGTTGGGTGCAAGCATTCAACTGCAAGTATTGTCTAAGATTTTGTTACCGGGTATTTTAATTCTGGCGATTGGTTTATTTATCGGGCGCACCGTGGGCTGGTATCTCTCGACTTTGGGTAGTAATTGGAATTGGCGCGAAAGACTGTTTTTGCTACCGGGAAACTCCGCGAAAGCCACAGTACAAGCGGCTATTGGGGCGATTCCCCTAGCTCAAGGTATAGCGGGAGGAGAGATCATTTTAGCGATCGCTGCCCTTTCGATTATAACTACTGCACCTTTAGGCGCTTGGGCAACTATGGCTTTTGCACCCAAATTATTAACCAGGGGAGAAGTAGATCCCACAAAGGTGACAGTTGCTACCCATACTCTGTTACTCGCAGCGGTGGATACCTCAGATTTAGCGACGGAAGTCTTGACAAAGGTAGCAGATTTAGCCCGTCGGAGTAATGGAGATGCGATCGTTTTACACGTAGTTAACACCGCAAACGAGCCAGCTATTAAACAATTACAGCAACAAGCCAAAAAGCTGCTATCAGATATTAAATATGAGTTTTTAACCGTTACCGGCGCGGTTCCTGAAGAAATTATTCGCATCGCCCAAGAGTATCATGTTACTGCAATTGTCATGGGAAAACGCGGACATCAACCTTGGGAGCAAGTGCTGATTGGTTCAGTATCCCAAGCAGTATTAGAAGCAAGTCCCATACCTGTAATCTTGCTAGAAAACCGTGAAGTTAAAGATTTTTAA